In the genome of Aedes aegypti strain LVP_AGWG chromosome 2, AaegL5.0 Primary Assembly, whole genome shotgun sequence, the window tataatttaaaaaaaatattttacactTTTCTCATTGGTAGgcaatgtttcgaaatattttatgattttgttctcTTACTATCAGGGCTTGATTTTGTTCTaactctcgcataacttctgatctcgccctataagccattggtaaccatgtgtgtagctcgttgtttctgagcatttgaatggattttcatgctatttaacaacgctatggggaagaaaggatcattatctacttgcccgtgatgttggtttggatgcttattatttcttttgctcagaaacaacgagctacacacgtggctaccaatgcacactgggccaggagcagaatttagccagacaaaacctctagcgctttaggagtgcattttttcgggttggtgtcaaaggagacttatcttgaatttgtttgttcttcaatttgatgataaaagttagttggaaatttcgccgcataggtggcgctgcgatgcaaacttttttgttttgcgtcctagagctttcgcgtcttcgacaatgttttagaacgtgtaaaaatacgacaagttgtcgaagacaccaaagttctaggactttaaataacaaagttatggtacaaaatgtgtaaatcacttaaatttaacgttttttctactttttacgtcaaaaacgtaaaatgtttcattttaacaaCCATGCGTCGCTTAATTTCCATAACATGCATatactttatgaaaaaaaaaatcttattattgtataaatatttgaatttttaaacaaattattgtaaaaatatgataatttttaacataacttaactcaaaaagttgcaaatttttgcaaaaacttatcaatgatcccaaatacgctatatttcatctaccaaatgtcaaagtttgccggaTGTATATTATGGTATATTGGAtatatctgaattcaaaataaccaccgttttcatataaatagaatagacttATTATCAATTTTATCATTGTACTACAAGATTGTTAGACACATTGCGTCAGTCAAGTTTTATTAATCAATTACTTTTTATTAGTCAGGTGTTACAGTATCTAGATATTTTCATATTGTTGTGTCATCTCCAGCAACTGTCTAATTAGAACTTCGCTATGGCATgctataattcattttttacatcctgTTATGACCGCGTCGAGACAGTTCTCTCTGACATAAATCACAATTTGCAAATCACTAGTATCAAAATTAAAGTATTTGATTAACAAATCTTAACTGACGcaatgtgtcaaaaatcttgtagaataatgataaaattaataataagtttattctatttatatgaAGAGATGGCTATTTTGAATTAAGATATCTCAAgtatatcaaaatatacatctggcaaactttgacatttggtagatgaaatatagcgtatttcggtacattgataagtttttgcaaaaacttgcaactttttgagtaaagttatgttcaaaattatgatgtttttacaataatttgttcaaaaattcaaatatttatataataataagatttttttttcatacagtacATGCATGTCATCGAAATTAAACGACGCACGgtcgttaaaataaaatattttacgattttgaggtaaaaagtagaaaaaacgtaGGATTTAAGTGATTTAtacattttttaccataactttgttgtttgaagtcctagaactttggtgtcttcgacaacttgtcgtatttttacacgttctaaaacattgctgaagacgcgaaagctctaggacgcaaaacaaaaaagtttgcatcgcagcgccacctatgcggcgaaatttgcaactaacttttatcatcaaattgaagaacaaacaaattcaagacaagtctcctttgacaccaactcgaaaaaatgcactcctaaagcgctagaggttttgtctggctaaattctgctcctggcccagtgtgcaatgGCTTTTaaggcgttatctcagagtatgcgagaactTATCAGATTCAATATTTGGAATAAGAGTTTCAAAACTTCCTGCAGAAAGTTTAAGTACTCAAACATATTGGATTAATAATATTCTCAAGTTAATCaataataattcaataaatCCGAATATTCTTGACAACAATGCTTCAATTAAGAGCTACTAATAAATCATTAGTTATCTAAACGACTGAAAACATAATAAGTAAGGAGATAAACATACTTCAACATGTGCGGCTTTGTTTCATCCTTACCTTAATAGTTTAACCTAACCTTAATAGTTTTAAATTCATCAAGTTCAATTTCACATTTTAGTTTAAGATTTCACAAAACTTTGCTTCTTGTATGGCGTTCTAATCCACGGTGATGGCGTCGAGATGGTGCTTCACGGCGAGAAAGAGACCGATGTCGCTATCCTATTCCTCTTTTATAGTAGGTGTTCCGGAAGAAGGTTGTTCGCCATGATGAGCTTCTACCTACGTTTTGGGCGTTTATCTCAACCGATGTCGACTAGATGTGATGCTGTTGCTGACATATAGGTGGCGCATAGTTTCGCTTCGTGGTATGCAAGAACAACTactatataaatgaaaatgcaATAGTGTGTGTATGTCTTGAGTTGGCTTGAAAACGGGACTACCGATTTGAACAAttcttttacttttgtttttctcaagggctccgacgtgttgtggggaacaatatttttgaaaatcttccGAGAAAACGTAAAATGCAAATTTGACATAAACTTGGGGATTTTTTTGTTGCAGAGCCTCTGCGGCCTACTGAGCAATAAAACGTATGCCTGGACAgctagttgttgataaatatgggCTTGGTAGCTTTTggtagttttaaaaaatcaactttatagttgtttcagttttttttttattccatgcTAATTGTATGGGAGTCAAAAAACAAACCAAtcttctacgatttttttttcatattggaCGGAGAATGACCTATATAATACTGTTAAAAAGAGAAGAAATATAAATACCGCTTGAAACAGAATTTTTAAGTACATTCAATAAAAAACGCCCAAAGCGTCACTTTTTTGTACTTGGGCCCTTCAATTAATAAccaggaaaattttgaaaattataccgggaaaaccgggaaaaaagcgggaatttcaaaatggatatttggtggccaccctggtgAAAGAAATTTACAGTAAAACGACCAGTAATACTAGTCGAAATGtctcaagaaataaaaaaaaatcttagagaaatgtatgttttgaagaatcaaactctctTGTCGGTTTTCCTCGGTCTTTTTTTAGTTcatgttcgattttttttcaggcaagGGTTCTCTAAAGTTCTCATTTCCAAGACTGTctgtcgctaccagccctgattttCACAAGATATCAACTGAActggcaaaaaataaaaaaaagccctCCAGAGAAATATTCTGAGTACGTCGCTGGATGTACATAAATCTGAATCCCATTTTAAGGGAAAGGTcattttttgttcaagattTGTAATTCATcgccagcttttcaggcgaaccATGACCTAATACTTTTCCCAACCTCctcctccgtagcacttatgagggcgtcgctgagtcggtggcctctcattaagtaagtgctacatcaacatttccttcccttaTCCCAAGTTTCGGTAAAGGTGGGCGTGGCCAagaatagcaatattcatgagCTTGGTAATATTGTCCAAGATTGGGTCCAGGCTTTTTCCCCAGCCTTGTCTCTGAAAGCGGTCTGGATGAAATtatcaaacgaaatattaatgttgctagtatccaatctacgaagtataccgtaactacgctaacgctaacgctaagatttgtaatttgtaatttgaactTTATTATAAACGATAACCTGTTAGTTGAACTTTACATcaaatcagaatcaaaattggatcaaatagaatattttttcaaatctgatttcgatgatttcagatcattttataaaaattttattgtgacaattatttaaaaatcaccaaatttcTCTCGTATTTTGTGAAATTTAGAACAAAcagataaaacaaaatattaaccctctaatacccaaccccgcctttagacggggtacactttggaattttttgtattttttcatagcttggaaattaaaatgattttatttttggcttaaaccttaactcataacacgcatataagaaaagttttttatgatttttgaaacatatttgtattattaaaaattgtttgaaaaattgtattcttatataacctacaaatacctgggattcatttaacgtgtattataaaaaatcgtaccttttatatttttctacgatcaacctaccacagaagaagagcctgatggtattgaaatgatttcaaatctgtttttccgttagttacacggaaaataaaaaatgttccagaaaaaaaattaaaataatcatattttcaaaagtatagtaaaaactcaaatttttattattgtcaaaaatcagtatccagaagaggcttcaagaaaaaatttaaaaggatagggatgttcaaaaataaaaataataaaaatcaaaaacaaatattcataaatttgcgaagaaaaataaatcattgcccaaaccaaATATCAGACAATTTCATTTCACCCTGGTGCGCTAAGCGTGCGTATAGACTACGATACGATGCCTCTAAGTAAGGAAAGACCTATCAAAAAAATAGAAAGAAATCACCTAcaagtttatcaaaaaattgccttTTTCGCTAACGGATTAGCTACCTggtgtacgaggggtccaccagcttgtgaaaaccgaaaggaccttctcgagttttagcatatactaacgatcagtgacataaatttGGAACTCTAACGAAGGGTTCCGAtagcggcctggtttcagcgataTTTTACCTTCTGATCTAATGATTCTTGTCAAACTACTGCATAATGCAGCGATCATTTATCGAAGTCATCTATACgccgggaaaatataattttaagcTGGTGAGCAGATTATAAACTGAGGGTAGGTTATGACTTTTGGGCACAATTTCACATTTCAGGTTCAACAATTAGTTACATAGGTAGATTTCCCTATATTCCCCTGCTTTGATGTAATGGATATTTTTAACTGAATTGTATTGAATTTTCAGGCAAACAATTGGATCCAGCAAACCGGATTTCAACGACGACTCAATCTGTTACGTCCACCTGAAGCGGGATGATCGAGTTTGTGTGGTGAAAGGTCAGCTCACCGTAGGATCCGACGGTGGCGAGGTCAAAATCTATCAATTGACCGCAACGGTGGATGAGAGCGAGGACCGGGTTTTGTCGGTGGAATGTAGCGAATGTATGGAAACCGGAGACTGTCGACATGCGATCAGCTTTCTCACTTGGTTGCACAGAAAGAGCGAAGGGGACGAGAGTAGTGAAGTGGTGTGCTATTTCCGAGGTCCACTCTCGGCCGAACTCGAAAGCATTCCTCCGAAACCACCACTGAATAAGACAAAAGCGAAGAATTTCATCCGGGAAATTGTACGCATTCTACAGACTGAAGACATTGATTGTCCCCTGAGGTGGAACTTCCCCGGCCCACACAAAAAGTTTAGCAATCTGTCTATTCACGAAATGATCTTGATGGCCGTGAAGAACAAATTTGACACAGCTCAGTTCTTCGAGGCTGCCCATCAGATCATTACGGCGTCGCAAAGCGCCCTAGCAGATAAGACTAAATTCACTCCAAAATGCAATCCGTGGTACCTAGAGTTGCGCTATGCCCGCATCACCAGTGCCAAAGTGTCTGACTGCATCAATCTGAACGTAACCCAATCGGTCCTGTACGAAACCATCCTCGGCTGTCACAAAGAAATCGATCCGAACATCCAGCGGAAAAAGCTTGCCGTTCGTCAGAGACTGGAAAAGTACACCAAAACCAAGTACGAAAACTGTAAAATCACACTAAACCCAAACTATCCCATAATCTTCGATGTCCCGGACGGTATTTGCCAATCGCACGTCATTGAAATCAAGTGCCCCAAGACGCGCGATCACATGCAAAAGTACGTCACGGAGAATGGCTCCATCTGCGAGAAGTACTACATGGAGATCCAGATCCACATGTACATGCAGGGCAAAACGGCCGGAGTGGTCTGCGTGGCCGATCCGGATTTTGAGAACAACAACGAAATCTACATGCACTCGTTCAACCTGAACCGGAACTTTGCCGTCAACAAGCTGAACAAGGCGATGGACTACTGGAAGAACATTGTGTACCCGGAACTGATCAACAGCTGGACGGAATAGGAGTCACAACCGAGATAACAAGTTGGAATAGTGAGGCAATTTCTTTCAATATAGATAAGCTACAttttagtcgacaaaaatactgTATAACTCTTCGATGATTGATCGCGATGACCTTCGGTTTTGTCTTTCTTCTACAGAACACACGCTCCTTTAGTTTGATATGGACAATAAATATCTACGGTGAGGCAAACACTTGCTACTCAGAGTTTCTCGCGTCCTGATTTGCTGCATACAAATACAACATTGTAAGCAATCTGATATTCACGTCGTTAGGTGTTTTATTTCGATGACTTTCCTTGATGAATGTTTGCTCCTGAACGGCGTTGCACATGGACTGGACAACCTCTAGCTACGGGACTTCGCGGGCAGTGGTGTTTTGTTGCACCTGGTGAAATCGGCTTGGAAGCACACATTTGGTGATAATCTGTAGGAAAATGAAAAGAATAGCATTAGTTTTAGAAGCATTATTGTGGTGGTCTGCAATAATAATATCTATTCCCTTTTGATTTAACCTTGAAGAAAAACGAAGTAGGTTCCTCATCAATCCTTTCGAACCTTTCAGTCTACCTCTATATTTGAGTATAATTTTTGtcgatttttgaacaaatatatgtATTATGTACAAGCTTTTCAATagtattttgaggtgatttggGTCTATTGTAATCTAATAACATTGTTTACGTATGTTCAGATAGAAACAACCAATCAGTCAGACTGTAATGTAACCGTAACTTAATATCATACAATTGTTATGCACTCAGTCACCGCCACTTAGCATTATCTGCGAGAAACTTTCAGTAATAGGTGATTGACCGCTCTATTATTGCCTTAAGATTACTTGTGCACAGTTCCCaagtagggacgttccgatattgcgaaatatcgatatttgtttcgatacgattatcgaaccaaagtatcgataccaccgatatatagattcaaaatatcgatatatcggaatatcatatgatatatttcAATGGAGCAAAATACCTATATCATTTAGTGACCCTCCGTTGAGTTTCCTAAAATTcgacaaaaaaatctttgaatactCAAGATTGTTGCTTTTTTGACCGAAATTACCATAAATATCTTTTAATAACATATATTCTAGTAGAGGTGTCAGCTACTCTCGTCCAACCATGCAAAGAATATCAGATCGTTAAACAGATGCGTAACAATCCGACGAGTCTACTGTTGGGTGTAAATAGGTATCAGGTTAATTTTCCTTTCCCATCcctcagctttcgcaaggacatgACCAAGACAATTCCCGACTGCTGAAGGATGCGTCAATTTCGTCTAAATTTGTCTCAAATCTTTGTCTATAGTAACTGACGAGAAAAAGGGCAACCCTCATACAGCGGTCTAGGGCTGTACAACACGAATCCTTAATGTTTGTGCTTGAAATGACCGACTGTAAGCATTCGATGTCACGATGTAGGGCGAACTGTCAACAATCGTACTTTAGATATTCGTGTGTGCACTAAGGACAAGCGAGGGTTCAAGGAAACATAAATAAACCAGACGATTCATTCGTATTGTAGACTCTCAACCGACTAGTTATACAAATTACAGTAATATCACAAATAAAGTTAAGATAAAACAATACTAGAGCTAATGCTAAAATCCTATAATTTATTTCCATATATCAgtttacgatatatcggaaggatcgatatcaccgatatattgaatggaaaatatcgataccaaaatatcgaaaatcgaaagcaaaatatcgatattccgatatatcagaagtatcggaacgtccctattcCCAAGTAGCCAACTAGCACTAtaattcgccctgcgtgctATTATAGTGCTATTATAAAGCTGACATGctctatattagccgtataatagctctataaggccaaaaaggcgaattagcgggctagtggttacttgggttagtCTATAGACCAGGAACATATAAAAGCCCAAATTTGCTTACACTGTAGTTAATAACCGAATAaggtagtcggggcggtttggccaatggggtggaataagcaccccttgaaaagtgcatagagtaaggtggggcaaaagttcgagtggggtaagagtttctttttaagatttctagctcaattcaaaacaaatcttatacagtcaccccacgcagttgaatcacccacaatttatgaatcagctgacttcaaaagacaaaattattatcaaacttgtcacaaaacataacagaattatttttactgatgagaaactatgtgtaaaaataattctgtgatgttttgtaacaaatttgataatatttgattttgaagtcagctgattca includes:
- the LOC5573764 gene encoding uncharacterized protein LOC5573764: MSMEVDTGYVVNDSSSLLPGGGFTKAYSNNLPSVGSEMLWNYVVNLMRSASENPDLVKILQTIGSSKPDFNDDSICYVHLKRDDRVCVVKGQLTVGSDGGEVKIYQLTATVDESEDRVLSVECSECMETGDCRHAISFLTWLHRKSEGDESSEVVCYFRGPLSAELESIPPKPPLNKTKAKNFIREIVRILQTEDIDCPLRWNFPGPHKKFSNLSIHEMILMAVKNKFDTAQFFEAAHQIITASQSALADKTKFTPKCNPWYLELRYARITSAKVSDCINLNVTQSVLYETILGCHKEIDPNIQRKKLAVRQRLEKYTKTKYENCKITLNPNYPIIFDVPDGICQSHVIEIKCPKTRDHMQKYVTENGSICEKYYMEIQIHMYMQGKTAGVVCVADPDFENNNEIYMHSFNLNRNFAVNKLNKAMDYWKNIVYPELINSWTE